One window from the genome of Maridesulfovibrio ferrireducens encodes:
- a CDS encoding TRAP transporter small permease has translation MKLKYLDKAEEIFSSSCLAVMALIIAVQVFQRYVLQSSLDWSEELARYLFIWSVYVGCSYATQADRHLEVTILRNMFGPAVAKYITIFAYIFTIIFCGCIAVWGMQMVLFLAETGQKTPALEIQMYWVFLSVPVGLGLMAIRTVQRIISILKGEVDFAAMSCK, from the coding sequence ATGAAATTAAAATATCTTGATAAAGCGGAAGAAATTTTTTCTTCGAGCTGTCTGGCTGTAATGGCCTTGATTATCGCAGTTCAGGTCTTTCAACGTTATGTACTTCAGAGTTCTCTGGATTGGTCCGAAGAACTTGCCCGCTATCTTTTCATTTGGTCTGTGTACGTCGGGTGCAGTTATGCCACACAAGCTGACAGACATCTCGAAGTTACTATTCTTCGTAACATGTTCGGTCCGGCCGTTGCTAAATATATAACTATCTTTGCTTATATTTTCACAATTATTTTCTGTGGATGTATAGCTGTCTGGGGGATGCAGATGGTTCTGTTTCTTGCTGAAACCGGACAGAAAACGCCTGCGCTCGAAATTCAAATGTACTGGGTTTTCCTCAGTGTACCGGTTGGACTGGGCCTCATGGCTATAAGAACTGTTCAGCGTATAATTTCAATCTTAAAAGGCGAAGTAGATTTCGCCGCCATGTCCTGCAAATAG
- a CDS encoding cache domain-containing protein — MKSIASTLARYIFTFCISSILIFGGIIFYFMISDYHDENIQTEEAITGSVKAALKSKMGNIENYINFSKNKARTIAKESIKAELLEAHKVALHLYKTYKDSMEEDELKGVIIEALRFLLHNNSNDHIFVLSMDGMQIMSSDQPELELTNVLPKLTPNGRAIIKETIELAQLQKEGFLEFLSRKPDKTGKSYQKITYIKNFAPFDWIIGAGQNSNSIKQTTQVEVLKRISQMHLNKDEYIFGATYDGLVLLGPGKDQNILKAKDSKGAEITQKLISKAKSGGGFLNYTVPSIDANYNQVLKISYCLPVTDWNWYLGSGSNISLIEQNLKEKKEELFEKLLLQISAVCVLFFLFSLAVVFFTDKFKQILTDNFNSFENFFRKGTDSPVKINQSKIAFKEFDQMAVLANKMIDSREAARKELLKSEITYREIFNATKDAIGVLDIEQRVFIDINQAFLDFFGLERMQAIGMTPETISFNTPPYDNKYAVELFKKALLGEAVHFEWMVKNINGEPFWTDNLARVATIGGKKRLLIVMRDITERKKMQEIMIQTEKMMSVGGLAAGMAHEINNPLGVILQVTQNIIRRTSPELPGNIPVAEECGIDLVKLQHYMEKRGINYYLSNIQDAGTRAATIIRSMLDFSRKSNSAKVLGNIETVIENALSLAANDYDLKKQYDFKKINLIREYNPLPLFNFTEMEISQVILNLIKNAAQALSENYKTSEIPTITIRTSMDKNSVRIEIEDNGPGLSDKYLKRIFEPFYSSKAPGAGTGLGLSVSYFIITHNHGGTITADSNPGEGTRFTVTLPIFTNQ, encoded by the coding sequence ATGAAGAGTATTGCCTCAACCCTTGCCCGCTATATATTTACATTTTGTATTTCATCAATTCTAATATTTGGTGGAATCATCTTTTATTTCATGATTTCAGATTATCATGATGAAAATATTCAAACCGAAGAAGCTATTACAGGCAGCGTCAAGGCGGCACTGAAATCAAAGATGGGGAATATTGAAAACTACATAAATTTCAGTAAAAACAAAGCCCGAACAATTGCAAAAGAATCAATCAAAGCAGAATTATTAGAAGCACATAAAGTAGCCCTTCACTTATATAAAACCTATAAGGATTCCATGGAGGAAGACGAGCTAAAAGGTGTGATCATCGAGGCATTACGTTTTCTTCTCCATAACAACAGCAACGATCACATATTTGTATTGAGCATGGATGGGATGCAGATTATGTCATCCGACCAGCCAGAATTAGAACTAACAAATGTGCTGCCCAAACTAACTCCTAACGGACGGGCTATCATCAAAGAAACAATTGAACTCGCCCAATTACAAAAAGAAGGATTTCTTGAGTTCCTTTCACGAAAACCGGATAAAACTGGAAAATCTTATCAAAAAATTACATACATAAAAAACTTCGCCCCTTTCGACTGGATTATCGGAGCTGGACAAAATTCAAATTCAATTAAACAAACAACTCAGGTTGAAGTTCTGAAACGAATCAGTCAAATGCACTTAAATAAGGATGAATATATTTTTGGAGCAACCTACGATGGGCTTGTTCTTCTAGGTCCTGGAAAAGATCAAAATATTCTCAAAGCCAAAGACTCCAAGGGTGCTGAGATTACGCAAAAACTAATTAGCAAGGCAAAGTCGGGAGGGGGATTCTTAAACTATACTGTGCCTTCTATAGATGCGAATTATAATCAAGTCCTAAAAATCAGCTATTGTCTGCCCGTCACTGATTGGAACTGGTACCTTGGTTCCGGATCAAACATTTCTCTAATCGAACAAAATCTCAAAGAAAAAAAAGAAGAGCTCTTTGAAAAACTTTTGCTACAAATTTCAGCAGTATGTGTACTGTTTTTTCTGTTTTCACTTGCCGTTGTATTTTTTACTGACAAATTCAAACAAATTTTAACGGACAATTTCAATTCGTTTGAAAACTTTTTCCGCAAAGGAACTGATTCACCAGTTAAAATTAATCAATCAAAGATAGCATTTAAAGAATTTGATCAAATGGCTGTCCTTGCCAATAAAATGATCGACAGTAGAGAAGCTGCTCGAAAAGAGCTGTTAAAATCTGAAATTACTTACCGCGAAATATTCAACGCAACTAAAGACGCTATCGGCGTTCTAGACATTGAACAACGTGTATTCATTGATATAAATCAGGCTTTTCTTGACTTCTTCGGACTTGAAAGAATGCAGGCAATCGGAATGACCCCGGAAACAATCAGCTTCAACACTCCTCCATATGATAATAAATATGCTGTAGAATTATTCAAAAAAGCCTTGCTTGGCGAAGCCGTTCACTTCGAGTGGATGGTAAAAAATATTAATGGAGAACCTTTCTGGACTGATAACCTAGCAAGAGTTGCAACCATCGGCGGAAAAAAACGGCTCCTGATTGTTATGCGAGATATTACCGAGCGTAAGAAAATGCAGGAAATTATGATCCAAACGGAGAAAATGATGTCTGTCGGGGGCCTTGCAGCAGGCATGGCTCATGAAATAAACAATCCACTCGGCGTCATTCTTCAAGTCACTCAGAATATAATTCGCAGGACTTCACCCGAACTACCCGGTAATATTCCTGTAGCCGAAGAATGTGGGATAGATCTCGTCAAGCTTCAGCATTACATGGAAAAACGCGGAATAAATTATTACTTGTCAAATATTCAGGATGCAGGAACCCGTGCGGCAACAATTATCCGATCCATGCTGGATTTCAGCCGCAAAAGTAATTCGGCGAAGGTTTTGGGTAATATTGAAACAGTGATTGAAAATGCACTGTCTCTGGCCGCTAACGACTACGATCTAAAAAAACAATATGACTTCAAAAAAATTAATCTTATAAGAGAATATAATCCTCTTCCGCTCTTCAATTTCACTGAGATGGAAATCAGTCAGGTCATATTAAATCTGATAAAAAATGCTGCACAGGCTTTATCCGAAAACTACAAAACCTCAGAAATTCCGACAATCACAATTCGTACATCCATGGATAAAAATTCAGTTCGCATTGAGATCGAAGATAACGGTCCGGGACTTTCTGACAAATATTTAAAAAGGATATTTGAACCCTTCTACTCTTCCAAAGCTCCCGGAGCAGGAACCGGGCTGGGTCTATCTGTTTCATATTTCATCATTACACATAACCATGGCGGAACTATCACCGCAGACTCCAATCCCGGAGAAGGAACAAGGTTCACTGTAACCCTTCCAATCTTCACCAACCAGTAA
- a CDS encoding TRAP transporter substrate-binding protein has translation MSRIQTLILALVMVVAMGVSSAIAGPTVIKLAHPNVPQHPMGQGFEKFKELVEKRTNGEFRVDIYDSSKFGNFDSVVQGLQFNMLQMGSAATPNLAPFSDEFLIFDLPFLFPDYAAADKITDGPVGMNAAKALEKSGIIGLGYIEIGFRNIWNNKRTVKTLEDAKGLKIRSTPSKAHIATLKALGMNPTPISWGEVYTALQQKTVDGIDIDLNLAWHNNFPEVNNNLTIVNSLYSPHLVMMSKRFMDSLSPENKKIILDSFEESKLYERKLIRDGEKEIIGKLAAKGVTVYTLTPEERARWAKATAGVYAQFQDRIGKDLINKAKATIAGE, from the coding sequence ATGTCCAGAATCCAAACATTGATTTTAGCGCTTGTCATGGTTGTCGCCATGGGTGTTTCTTCTGCAATCGCAGGACCAACTGTAATCAAACTAGCTCATCCCAACGTTCCGCAGCATCCAATGGGACAGGGATTTGAAAAATTTAAAGAACTTGTTGAAAAACGTACTAACGGTGAATTCCGTGTAGACATTTATGACAGTTCAAAATTTGGTAACTTTGACAGCGTTGTTCAGGGCTTACAGTTCAATATGTTGCAGATGGGGTCTGCAGCAACTCCTAATCTCGCTCCATTTTCAGATGAATTCCTGATTTTTGACCTTCCCTTCCTGTTCCCTGATTATGCTGCAGCAGACAAAATCACTGACGGACCTGTCGGTATGAACGCAGCAAAAGCCCTTGAAAAGAGCGGTATTATCGGTCTTGGATATATCGAAATCGGTTTCCGTAATATTTGGAACAACAAGCGTACCGTAAAGACTCTTGAAGATGCAAAGGGCTTGAAAATTCGTTCCACTCCTTCCAAAGCTCATATCGCAACTCTTAAAGCTCTGGGCATGAATCCTACACCTATTTCATGGGGTGAAGTTTACACAGCTTTGCAGCAGAAGACAGTTGACGGTATCGACATCGACCTCAATCTCGCATGGCACAATAACTTCCCTGAAGTTAACAACAACCTCACAATTGTTAACAGCCTCTACAGTCCTCACCTTGTTATGATGTCCAAACGTTTCATGGACAGCCTTTCTCCTGAAAACAAGAAAATCATCCTTGATTCATTTGAAGAAAGTAAACTGTATGAGCGTAAACTTATTCGTGACGGAGAAAAGGAAATCATAGGCAAACTCGCCGCTAAAGGTGTAACTGTTTATACTCTGACTCCTGAAGAACGTGCACGCTGGGCAAAAGCAACTGCCGGTGTATACGCACAGTTTCAAGATCGTATCGGCAAGGACTTGATTAATAAAGCCAAAGCAACAATTGCTGGCGAATAA
- a CDS encoding alpha-2-macroglobulin codes for MDRGPSPFRDKKNIIIGMLLMLCIIQASALLKNKHESISERMSAGDGVIITDVSLDSQGYSQLLIAFDKPIGPLGVSAALIKPPAQITPEVKGEWRWINPYGLRFKADPSFAPDTRFTIEMQPENLLLKGQSLTGETSFSVQTGSFSVTETNLQAEPVPGPGKQVRIEGNISFSSYVNPENTLKNISLSGPDGKDIPVSITTNYDDYYQSFVSSPIEKTTDKKTYTLKIAKDMPDGKGSMVLGKDYEKNIEIVFDPVLKYNGYSGASTISGSRVELGFSSPVIPTQGLEMISITPEVSVSASSSGKKLILSGSFLPGKKYKITLKKGLAAADSAVLEEEVIAEINIPDITPFADFTANGMFLSESGYKTLGVETINAKHVDVEVDRVFPNNLFSLFTHYGYMAFDSTTYGGGISPALGNKIFSGRIDTKGKPNKKTITPLSLQSFIAEGGKGLYRVSAGVPRQGQKAQRWVMITDLGIVVKQGEDETLFWVSSISNLKPVLDAKVQVISDRNQVMASGTTSKQGMLIIKKNAFRHDVGKPYMVIVTLRNDMTFLLLDRFATDMAGLDVAGQRLSPKGFTAFSYGERDLYRPGETVKGVAVIRNEKLAPSSKMPVVLVYTDQRGRELFRKTASTDSQGMVEFKREIPDYSPTGHFSVKILAGNENIGNYRYSVEDFMPDRIATEIITTKTPSLGENLEFEVEGRYLFGPPAENLPVTARVSLEPSEFKPDGYKQFRFNTDSSAFKPREIMVSDEKLDETGKYSFAVLIPENLKSDSALQARVTAKISETGGRGVTATKTEPVNISKFYPGLKTLTKQGYELNEKVKLDYVTLTPKGEKTVAPKLIMTLYRDRWQTIIRTTPSGGFKYVTERDPQLVETRKISPSNALGSFKVTPAEFGSYRVILSDPESGVSAQANFFCGGWGYSPWALENPSRLDIIPTRKGDYKAGETAKFQIRTPFSGRMLITIEDRSVRWMKTLTIKGNTATISVPVQKGLSPNAYVTATLIRSINDIEPGASARAVGAVPIFVNRQSNRLPVSIDSPETTRPEKTVTFKVKTTPGAKLTIAAVDEGILRLTGQKTPNPFNYFYAKRALGVRWSDTFGMLMPDSGPINNSPAGGGAALAMMKQFAGSGSIRRVKPVTFWSGVITADKKGNASFDAEIPSFNGALRIMAVVTDGKKFGSSSTLMTVRSPLMVTPTLPRFLAPDEIFDIPVSVRNDTPTDGNFTVAVTSSGAFQTEMSFEPLVVFKERQSTAFFKTQTGKNIGKATFTITAEGNKEKAEETIDMNIRPALPVQRSSESGFLKDKETSFPAEFEGMMNSTINRTLTIGNQPMIRMAGKLDYLLRYPYSCTEQIVSGAFPLLKFPELARELSPKSFDKNSPQYMVQSALSRLSMMQTGDGGFSMWPDGRKAEKWTSVYALHFLYEAGISGYQVDTLLLNSALAYVSNVAGNIKDNGSFRLPSYALYVLARCGKPMHGPMNYLREQKTDKLDELSLTLLGGAFAATSDMKAYTQLLSTRPAPISKADKDNVFSSETRDLALETLVRMESDKTDDSIPKMIQKLSDLMADNKKDVTQDNALGFMALGSFFGQTKAEPIPSGRIMSNGKELARFDNNSTTVVTVHGDVSLSIELDSVPTAGTAVWTINSRAVPLVTNWKPFSHGLEIKHEFLTREGEPLNPEEIKQGQLVAMRTVVSSTGKAVSNAVIQCLLPSGLEPENTKLATREDLPWIEKGNVRPDHVDIRDDRVLVFTDIPKKGKIEQVTLLRAVTRGEFKIPPAQVEAMYNPEVAGATDIGKMIIGE; via the coding sequence ATGGACAGAGGACCGTCACCTTTCAGAGATAAAAAGAATATCATAATCGGTATGCTGCTGATGTTGTGTATTATTCAGGCTTCCGCTCTACTCAAAAACAAACATGAATCCATTTCAGAGCGAATGAGCGCAGGGGACGGGGTAATCATTACTGATGTCAGCCTCGACAGTCAGGGGTACTCGCAACTACTTATTGCTTTTGACAAACCCATCGGACCGCTAGGAGTTTCTGCGGCATTAATAAAGCCTCCGGCACAAATAACTCCCGAAGTAAAAGGTGAATGGAGATGGATTAATCCTTATGGCCTGCGATTTAAGGCAGATCCTTCATTTGCGCCCGACACCCGGTTCACAATTGAGATGCAGCCTGAGAATTTACTGCTTAAAGGTCAATCGCTCACCGGAGAAACCTCTTTTTCAGTTCAGACAGGCAGTTTCTCCGTCACTGAAACCAATTTACAAGCTGAGCCGGTCCCCGGTCCGGGCAAACAGGTCAGGATCGAAGGAAATATTTCTTTCAGTAGTTATGTGAACCCTGAAAACACTCTAAAAAATATTTCCCTGAGCGGACCTGACGGCAAAGATATTCCTGTAAGCATCACCACCAATTATGATGATTACTATCAAAGTTTCGTCAGTTCTCCGATTGAAAAAACTACCGACAAGAAAACTTATACTCTCAAAATTGCTAAAGATATGCCTGACGGTAAAGGCAGCATGGTACTAGGTAAAGACTACGAAAAAAATATTGAAATAGTTTTTGACCCAGTCCTGAAATATAATGGATATAGCGGCGCAAGTACCATTTCAGGTTCAAGAGTCGAACTGGGCTTTTCAAGTCCGGTAATTCCGACACAAGGGCTGGAAATGATTTCAATTACGCCCGAAGTTTCTGTCTCAGCATCTTCATCCGGTAAAAAATTAATCCTGTCCGGCTCCTTTCTGCCCGGCAAAAAATATAAAATTACTCTGAAAAAAGGACTTGCCGCCGCTGACAGCGCAGTGCTTGAAGAAGAAGTCATTGCAGAAATAAATATTCCGGACATCACACCTTTTGCTGACTTCACTGCCAACGGGATGTTTCTGTCAGAATCCGGATACAAAACTCTGGGTGTTGAAACAATAAACGCCAAACATGTTGATGTAGAAGTCGACCGCGTTTTCCCCAATAACTTATTTTCGCTATTCACCCATTACGGTTACATGGCTTTTGATTCGACAACCTACGGCGGCGGAATATCTCCAGCTCTCGGCAATAAAATTTTTTCCGGTAGAATTGACACTAAAGGCAAACCGAACAAAAAAACTATTACTCCGCTATCCCTGCAAAGCTTTATAGCTGAAGGTGGAAAAGGGTTATACAGAGTCAGTGCCGGAGTTCCCCGCCAAGGTCAGAAAGCTCAGCGATGGGTGATGATCACAGACCTCGGGATTGTAGTGAAACAAGGCGAAGATGAAACGCTGTTCTGGGTATCGTCGATTTCGAATCTTAAGCCGGTCCTCGACGCTAAAGTGCAGGTTATAAGCGACCGGAATCAGGTGATGGCAAGCGGAACCACCAGCAAACAAGGCATGCTCATCATCAAAAAGAATGCTTTCCGCCACGATGTAGGTAAACCCTACATGGTTATTGTAACACTTAGAAATGATATGACTTTTCTACTTTTAGACCGCTTTGCCACAGACATGGCGGGGCTTGATGTAGCCGGACAAAGACTCTCTCCGAAAGGTTTCACCGCTTTTTCATACGGTGAAAGAGATCTGTACCGCCCCGGTGAAACAGTTAAAGGCGTGGCAGTTATAAGAAATGAAAAACTTGCACCATCAAGCAAAATGCCCGTTGTTCTGGTTTACACTGATCAGCGAGGAAGAGAGCTTTTCCGTAAAACAGCCTCCACTGACAGTCAGGGCATGGTTGAATTTAAAAGGGAAATTCCGGATTACTCACCAACCGGACACTTCTCTGTAAAAATTTTGGCCGGTAATGAAAATATCGGCAACTATCGTTACTCAGTTGAAGATTTTATGCCGGACAGAATCGCGACTGAAATAATTACAACCAAAACACCGTCTCTTGGCGAAAATCTAGAATTTGAAGTTGAAGGCAGATATCTTTTCGGACCTCCGGCAGAAAATCTTCCGGTAACAGCGCGAGTATCTCTTGAACCGTCGGAATTCAAACCCGACGGATACAAACAATTCCGTTTCAACACGGACTCAAGTGCCTTTAAACCGCGCGAAATTATGGTTTCTGATGAGAAACTTGATGAAACAGGCAAGTATTCTTTCGCTGTTCTTATCCCTGAAAACTTAAAATCAGACTCAGCCCTACAAGCGAGGGTAACCGCAAAAATCAGTGAAACAGGTGGACGCGGAGTTACAGCAACAAAAACTGAACCCGTTAATATTTCTAAATTCTATCCCGGCTTGAAAACACTTACCAAACAGGGCTATGAGCTAAACGAAAAGGTCAAACTTGACTACGTGACGCTCACTCCGAAAGGCGAAAAAACCGTAGCTCCCAAGCTGATAATGACTCTGTACAGAGATCGCTGGCAGACTATTATCCGCACCACTCCGTCCGGCGGTTTCAAATATGTTACCGAACGTGATCCGCAATTGGTTGAAACACGCAAAATATCTCCTTCGAATGCGCTAGGTTCATTTAAAGTGACTCCCGCCGAATTCGGGAGCTATCGCGTAATACTCAGCGACCCCGAGTCCGGTGTTTCCGCACAGGCAAACTTTTTCTGCGGGGGATGGGGTTATTCCCCATGGGCACTGGAAAATCCTTCACGGCTGGATATAATCCCGACCCGAAAAGGCGACTACAAAGCCGGAGAAACGGCAAAATTCCAGATACGCACCCCCTTCTCGGGACGTATGCTTATTACTATTGAAGATCGCTCTGTCCGCTGGATGAAAACTCTGACCATAAAAGGAAACACAGCAACCATATCCGTTCCGGTTCAAAAAGGATTAAGCCCTAACGCATATGTCACTGCGACTTTGATCCGGTCGATCAATGATATCGAACCGGGAGCATCAGCACGCGCGGTGGGTGCTGTGCCGATTTTCGTAAACAGGCAGTCGAACAGACTTCCAGTTTCCATAGATTCCCCTGAAACGACCCGTCCTGAAAAAACGGTTACATTTAAAGTGAAAACCACTCCCGGAGCAAAACTGACCATTGCGGCAGTCGACGAAGGGATACTCAGACTTACCGGACAAAAAACTCCTAATCCTTTTAACTACTTCTACGCAAAAAGAGCGCTCGGAGTAAGATGGTCGGACACTTTTGGAATGCTCATGCCCGATTCAGGTCCGATCAATAATTCCCCGGCAGGCGGTGGCGCGGCTCTTGCCATGATGAAGCAATTTGCAGGCAGCGGATCGATTAGAAGAGTTAAACCTGTAACATTCTGGTCCGGCGTCATCACAGCTGATAAGAAAGGAAACGCATCTTTTGACGCTGAAATTCCAAGCTTCAACGGAGCCTTAAGAATCATGGCTGTTGTTACCGACGGTAAAAAGTTCGGTTCTTCATCAACCCTGATGACAGTCCGCTCACCACTTATGGTAACGCCGACTCTGCCGAGATTCCTTGCTCCTGATGAAATCTTCGATATTCCGGTAAGTGTCCGTAACGACACTCCTACTGACGGAAATTTCACTGTCGCTGTAACATCATCCGGCGCTTTCCAGACTGAAATGAGTTTTGAACCATTGGTAGTATTCAAAGAGAGACAGAGCACTGCCTTCTTCAAAACACAAACAGGCAAAAATATAGGTAAAGCAACCTTTACCATCACAGCAGAAGGCAACAAAGAAAAAGCCGAAGAAACAATTGATATGAATATACGTCCTGCCCTGCCCGTTCAACGCAGCAGTGAATCAGGATTTTTGAAAGACAAAGAAACTTCATTCCCCGCTGAATTTGAGGGAATGATGAATTCAACCATAAACCGAACTCTGACCATCGGTAATCAGCCAATGATCCGTATGGCAGGAAAACTGGATTATCTCCTTCGCTACCCTTATTCCTGTACTGAACAAATAGTATCAGGGGCTTTCCCTCTGCTAAAATTCCCCGAACTAGCCCGTGAACTTTCACCCAAAAGTTTTGATAAAAATTCTCCGCAATACATGGTGCAGTCCGCGCTCAGCAGACTTTCTATGATGCAAACCGGAGACGGCGGCTTTTCCATGTGGCCTGACGGACGCAAGGCTGAGAAGTGGACCTCTGTTTACGCACTTCATTTCCTCTACGAAGCTGGAATTTCCGGTTATCAGGTAGATACTCTGCTGTTAAACTCAGCACTGGCCTACGTTTCGAATGTAGCAGGAAATATAAAAGATAACGGTTCATTCAGATTACCCAGCTATGCGCTCTATGTTCTGGCAAGATGCGGTAAGCCTATGCACGGGCCCATGAATTATTTACGTGAACAGAAAACCGACAAGCTCGATGAACTTTCACTCACCCTGCTCGGCGGAGCTTTCGCCGCAACAAGCGACATGAAAGCATACACACAACTTCTATCAACCAGACCTGCTCCGATTTCGAAAGCTGACAAAGACAACGTTTTCAGTTCCGAAACACGCGATCTCGCTCTTGAAACTCTCGTTCGCATGGAGTCAGACAAAACAGATGATTCCATACCCAAAATGATTCAAAAGCTATCCGATCTCATGGCTGATAACAAAAAGGATGTGACTCAGGACAACGCGCTCGGTTTCATGGCGTTAGGTTCATTCTTCGGTCAGACAAAGGCTGAGCCCATCCCGTCAGGACGGATTATGAGCAACGGCAAAGAGCTTGCCAGATTCGACAACAACTCAACCACAGTTGTAACGGTTCACGGTGACGTTTCACTCTCAATTGAACTGGACTCCGTACCGACAGCGGGAACAGCCGTATGGACAATAAATTCACGCGCAGTGCCCCTAGTCACCAATTGGAAACCTTTCTCACACGGGCTGGAAATCAAACACGAATTCCTGACTCGCGAAGGCGAACCTTTAAATCCCGAAGAAATCAAACAAGGCCAGCTCGTAGCAATGCGAACAGTTGTATCAAGCACAGGCAAAGCCGTATCAAATGCGGTTATTCAATGTTTACTTCCATCCGGTCTTGAGCCTGAAAATACCAAGCTTGCCACGCGCGAAGATCTGCCATGGATAGAAAAAGGTAATGTTCGCCCCGACCATGTTGACATCAGAGACGACAGAGTGCTCGTGTTCACTGACATTCCTAAAAAAGGTAAAATTGAACAAGTGACTTTGCTACGGGCCGTGACTCGTGGAGAATTTAAAATTCCTCCGGCACAGGTCGAAGCTATGTATAATCCTGAAGTGGCTGGCGCTACTGATATCGGGAAGATGATAATTGGGGAATAG
- a CDS encoding RidA family protein: protein MSNKKAIETSNAPGAIGPYSQGVVAGNLLFASGQLPINPETGKMVEGSIEDRAHQVFKNLCAIVEAAGGNADGVVKTTVFLTDLADFQAVNAVYSEYFKAPFPARSAIQVAGLPLGSDIEMEAIISL, encoded by the coding sequence ATGAGTAACAAGAAAGCAATCGAAACAAGCAACGCCCCCGGTGCTATCGGTCCCTATTCTCAGGGAGTTGTAGCCGGTAACCTGTTGTTTGCATCAGGACAGCTTCCCATTAATCCGGAAACGGGCAAAATGGTTGAAGGAAGCATTGAAGACCGTGCGCATCAGGTTTTTAAAAACCTTTGTGCAATTGTCGAAGCCGCAGGCGGTAATGCTGACGGTGTAGTTAAAACAACTGTTTTTTTGACAGACTTAGCAGACTTTCAGGCTGTTAATGCTGTTTACAGCGAATATTTCAAAGCACCATTTCCTGCCAGAAGCGCAATTCAGGTTGCGGGTCTTCCTCTTGGTTCTGACATTGAAATGGAAGCGATCATCAGTCTCTAA
- a CDS encoding D-cysteine desulfhydrase, with the protein MNLAKFPRRGYLQGPTPLEALPAFSKALGGKVNIFIKRDDLLPGCAGGNKTRKLDFCIADALENGADTIITCGAVQSNHCRLTLSWAVKEGMDCHLILEERVKGTYSPQASGNNFLFQIMGVKSIDVVSGGSDMMAKMKELAAKLEAEGKKPYIIPGGASNTIGATGYVACAEETMQQLFELGLNIDHMVVPSGSAGTHAGMVVGMVGCNANIPVSGINVSRPKDVQEGIVHKLAEETAERVGVKGGIPAEAVTCFDSYVGPGYSLPTDSMVEAVKLLASTEGILLDPVYSGKAMAGLIDLVRKGHFPEGSNVMFLHTGGSPALYAYLDTFRD; encoded by the coding sequence ATGAATCTCGCAAAATTCCCTAGACGTGGTTACTTGCAGGGCCCTACTCCTCTCGAAGCTCTTCCAGCTTTCTCTAAAGCTCTTGGCGGAAAAGTAAATATTTTCATCAAACGTGATGATTTGCTTCCAGGCTGCGCAGGCGGTAATAAAACTCGTAAGCTAGACTTTTGTATTGCTGACGCTCTTGAAAACGGTGCTGACACAATCATTACTTGTGGTGCTGTTCAGTCCAACCATTGTCGTTTGACTCTTTCATGGGCTGTTAAAGAAGGTATGGATTGTCACCTTATTCTGGAAGAACGCGTGAAGGGAACTTATTCTCCTCAGGCTTCCGGTAATAACTTCCTTTTCCAGATCATGGGCGTGAAGAGCATTGATGTTGTCTCCGGCGGTTCTGATATGATGGCTAAAATGAAAGAACTTGCTGCTAAACTTGAAGCAGAAGGTAAAAAGCCTTACATAATCCCCGGTGGTGCTTCAAACACAATCGGTGCTACCGGTTATGTTGCTTGTGCTGAAGAAACAATGCAGCAGCTTTTCGAACTCGGCCTTAATATCGATCACATGGTTGTTCCCAGTGGCAGCGCAGGAACTCATGCAGGTATGGTCGTAGGTATGGTCGGTTGTAACGCTAACATTCCTGTAAGCGGTATCAATGTAAGCCGTCCTAAAGATGTTCAGGAAGGAATTGTTCATAAGCTTGCTGAAGAGACTGCTGAGCGCGTTGGCGTTAAAGGTGGAATCCCAGCAGAAGCAGTAACTTGTTTTGATAGTTATGTCGGACCTGGTTACTCACTTCCTACTGACAGCATGGTAGAAGCAGTTAAACTGCTTGCTTCTACTGAAGGCATTCTGCTTGACCCTGTATATTCCGGTAAAGCTATGGCTGGTCTTATTGATCTCGTACGCAAAGGGCATTTTCCTGAAGGTTCTAATGTTATGTTCTTACATACCGGCGGATCTCCTGCGCTTTACGCATACCTTGATACATTCAGAGACTAA